The sequence CGTCTCGGCGTCAGTCATCGAACTCACCTTCGGCCGTCGCCGTTTGCGGCCGTGGGCTCTCGCCTTCGCCCTCGCCCCCGTTCTCACCCGCGTCTACCTCGCCGTAGAAGCGCATGAACACGTCTTCGAGCGGCGCTTCGCGGACGTCGAGGTCGACGACCGAATGACGCGTCAGCTCGGTCAGGAGGGCGTCGTACTCGCCCGTGAAGGTGAACGCCAGTTCCCGTTCGTCGTACCGCTCGCGGTCGTGGACGCCGTCGAGGGCGAACGCGTCCGCGTCGAGCGTGTCGGCGGTTCGGACCCGGACGCGTTTGCCGCTGCGGTCCAGCAGCGTCTCGACGTCTTCGAGCGCGACGAGTCGCCCGTCACGGAGGATGCCGACCCGGTCGCAGACGCGGCGGACCTCCGCGAGCACGTGCGAGGAGAAGAACACGGTGACACCGCGGGCCTTCTCGTCGGCGAGAAAGTCGTAGAAGCGCTCCTGCATCAGCGGGTCTAACCCCGCGGTGGGCTCGTCCATCACGACGAGTTCGGGGTCGTGCATGAACGCCAGCACCAGTCCGAGTTTGCGCTTGTTACCGGTCGAGTACTCCTCGACGCGGCGTTCGACGGGTGCGTCGAACAGTTCGAGCAACGCCTCGCTCCGTACATCCCCTTTCAACGCCGCGTGGTAGTCGATGATCTCGCGCCCCGTCGCATCGGGGTCGTACTCGACTTCGCTCGGGAGGTAGCCGACGCGCCGCTTCACCTCCAGCAGCGCCGACTCGTCGGTCACGTCCGCGCCCAACACCGACGCCGACCCGGAGGTGGGCGACAGAAAGCCCAATAGCGTCCTGATGGTCGTCGTCTTCCCGGCCCCGTTCGGCCCGAGGTACCCGAACACCTCGCCCGACTCGACGCTGAAGGAGAGGTCGTCGACAGCGAGCGTTCCGCTCGTCTCCTCGCCGTCGCGCTGGCCACGCCGTTCTCGTTGCTCGCGCTGTCCTCGCTGCCCGCGCTGCCCGCGCCGTCCTCGCTGCCCGCGTCGCCCCCGTTGCAGGAGGCGGCTTCCGCCTCCGTAGCGTTTCGTCAGGCCGCGGAGTTCGATTGCTGGCATAGCTATCCGTGACAGTACAACCCACGAACGTATGAACCGCTCGTTTTTACGGCTTTGAGGCGTCTATTCCGCCGAAAACCGGCGGAACTGACTCGGGGCGGCGGCCGGGCGAGCGTTCAAATCCGATGACGGGACCAACCCGGCGTATGTCCGAGGAGACGCGACTCTTCGCCGGCGACTGTACCACGACGTTCGAAGGCGCACGCGAGCAGACCCAGCGGGGGCACGTCGTCGTCCTCGTCAAATCCGACGGGACCGTTCTCGTGCACGACGCCGACGGCTACCAACCGGTCGCATGGCTCACCCGCGCCGACGCCGTCACCGTCGAAGCCGACGACGCCGGCTTCGCTGTCACCGCTCGAACCGACGACCAGACGCTCCGCGTCGTCTCGAACGAGGCGACCGGTCGCGCGAGCTACCCCACTACTTCGGCCGGGATTCCGGTCGGCGACTGCCCCGCCTGCGGCGGCGCGCTCGTCAGAGCCGGCGGCGACGTTCGCTGTCTCGGCTGCGAAGCGTCGTACTCGCTGCCCGCCGGAGCGGCGGTGCTCGACGAGACGTGCGACGACTGCGGTCTCCCGCTGATGCGCGTCGAGCGCGGAACCACCTTCGAGTGTTGTATCGACTACTCGTGCGAGTCGCTGGACGACCTCGTCCGCGACGAGTTCGACCGCGAGTGGACCTGTCCGGACTGCGGGTCGGACCTCCGGGTGCGGCGCGCGGGCGGCGGTCCCCTGCTCGCCGGCTGCGACGACTATCCCGCCTGTGACACCGCGTTCACGATTCCGGCGGGCGTCGTCGTCGCCGACTGCGACTGCGGACTCCCGGTGTTCGAGACGGCGCGCGGCCGGCGTTGTCTCGACGGCACGTGCGAGCGATTCCGAGCCGAGACCTGACCCGGTGTCGGGAGGCGACGCTGTCCGACCGCAGGCCCTATGTCGTCGCCGCGCCGCCCGTAGGGTATGCACGGCCACGTACGCGACGACGCCGTCCGCGTCGGCGGGAACGCTCGCCAGCAGTTCCACGACGCGCGCGGCTACGGCACTCCGGTCGGGGGCAACGAGATTGACCTCGCGCCGGTCGAAGCCGCTCACCTCCTCTATCGGGGCGACCTCGACAGCGTCGACGACGGCGGTTTCCGGGAGTTCTTCGTCTCGACGGCCGATGAAAGGCCGCGGTTTGCGCTCCAGTTTCTCGTCTACGCGGACCTCCGCGAGCGGGGGTTCTACCTCTCGCCCGCTCGCGACCCCTGGGTCGAGACCGACGCCGCGGCCGACTCCGCCTGCGACTTCGTCGTCTTCCCCCGCGGGAAGGACGCCGACGACGGCGTCGTCGAACACCGCGTCCGCGTCGTCGGCGAACGCGCCGCCGTCGCCGCCGCCGAGATGGCCGGCTACGTGTTCGCCGTCGTCGACGAGGAGAGCGAACTGACGTATCTGGAGGCGACCGAGCACACCTACGACGGCGGAACGGCGTTCGACCCGCCGACGAATCTGAAGGGAGACCTCCTCGACGACCGAGCGGTCTGCTGGAACGCGCCCGAAGAGCTCTTCGAGTCGGGGTTCTACGGCCAACCGCTGACGGGTCGCGACGCGGCCATCGAGGACGCGATTCAGCTCTCGCTGCTCGAAGCGGCGTCGCTGGCCGCCGACGGCGCGCTCTCGCTCGGCACCGACGACGACTACGCCGCCGTCGTCGAGCGCGGTCGAACGGTCGAGGGCGAGCGCTTCGACCGTCGACTGCGCGTGTACGAGGCGCTGCGCGAGCGAAACGTCGTCCCGAAGACGGGGTTCAAGTTCGGCGCGGACTTCCGGACGTACGCGACCGTCGACTCCGTCGACGACCTCGGTCACTCGGAGACGCTCGTTCGCGTGGTACAGCCGGACCACGTCTTCGCGCCGCGCGACCTCTCGCTGGACGTTCGCCTCGCGGGCGGGGTCCGGAAGCGAATGGTTTTTGCGCTGACCGACGCCAACGAAGGCATAGAGTGGCTGTCGGTCGCTCGCCTGACGCCGTGATCTTCGGCGACCGACCTCACCGGGTTCACTGACGGACACCGACGTTCACGAGTTCGATTTCCATGACACGCGACACCGACCCCGAGACGCACGAGACGCCCGAACTGTCCGAGACGAGGGCGCGATCCGACGACGAACGCGCACGAACAGACGGAGGCGAGACAGAGACGGACACTGCCGGAGCCGACGACGTCGCGCTCGACCCGTGGGGCTCCTCCACCGTCTCCGACTACCGCAAACTGTTCGAGGAGTTCGGCATCGAGGAGTTCGACGAACTGCTCGACGAGGTGCCGAACCCCCACTACCTGATGCGCCGCGGCGTCATCTTCGGCCACCGCGACTACCGTCCCGTCGCGGAAGCGATGCGCGAGGGCGACGAGTTCGCCGTCCTGTCGGGGTTCATGCCGACGGGCGACCCCCACATCGGGCACAAACTCGTCTTCGACGAGATAATCTGGCACCAACGGCAGGGCGGCGACGCCTACGGCCTCATCGCCGACCTCGAAGCCCACTCCGCGCGCGGCCTCTCGTGGGGCGAGATCGACGAACACGCCCGCGACTACCTGCTGTCGCTCATCGCGCTCGGCTTCGACGCCGAGGCGGGCGACCTGTACCGACAGTCGGACAACCGCGAACTGCAGGACCTCGCCTTCGAACTCGGCTCGAAAGCGAACTTCTCGGAGTTCGAGGCCATCTACGGTTTCGGCGGCGAGACGAGCGTCTCCCACATGCAGTCGGTCGTCACGCAGATGGCCGACATCCTCTACCCGCAGTTGGAGAGCCCGAAGCCGACGGTCATCCCGGTCGGCCCCGACCAGGACCCTCACGTCCGCCTCGCCCGCGACCTCGCGTCGCGGATGCGTTTCTTCGGCGTCACCGAAGCCTACGCGAGCTTCGAACTCGACGAGCAGGAGAAGACGCTGGTCGCCGCCTGTTACGACGCGCTGGACCCCGCCGAATTCGACGACCACGACCTGCGCTGCGTCCACGTCGCCGAGTTCCTCGAGGACGCGACGCCCGAGACGCTCGACGAACTCGGCGTCGTCGTCGACTCGGCCACCGTCGACTCGGCGAGGGCGAAACTCGACGAGGCTGGGATGGAACCCCTTCGTCCGCGCGTCCGGTTCCTCGACCGCAACGCCACCGAAGAAGCGTTCGACGCGCTCGTCGAGGCCATCGACGGCGAGAAGCGCGTCTTTGACGAGCACGTCGACACGTTCGAACTCTCCGCCGAGGAGGCCGAAGAGCTCGCCCGGCAGGTCGAAATCGAGAACGGCGGCTACGGCTTCCTGCCGCCCTCGTCCATCTACCACCGGTTCATGACCGGCCTCACCGGCGGGAAGATGTCCTCGTCGATTCCGGCGAGCCACATCAGCCTGCTCGACGACCCGCAGGAGGGGTACGACAAGGTCCGGTCGGCGACGACCGGCGGCCGCGAGACGGCCGAACTCCAGCGCGAACTCGGCGGCGAGGCCGACAAATGTCCCGTCTACGAACTGTACGCCTACCTCCTCTCCGGCGACGACGACGAGTTCGCCAAGAAGGTGTACGACGAGTGCGTCGGCGGCGAACGCCTCTGCGGCGGTTGCAAGGAGCAGGCGGCCGAACTGATGTACGAGTTCCTCGAAGACCACCAGGAGAAACGCGAGGAGGCCGAGGAACTGCTCGACTCGCTGGATATCGACCTCGACTCGAAGCGAAGGGGTCCCGGCGGCGAGCACTGAGCGGGTCGACGCCCGACGCTCGAACTTCCCAATACACTTGATTTACAGCTAAAATTATATTTATTCGCGTTCTAGCGCTTTTCGAATGAACCGTCGACACGTCCTCCGGCTGGGTGTCGCCGTCGTTTCGACTGCACTCGGCGGCTGCGCGGCCGACCCGCCGCCACAGCTTCGGATTCGAAACTTCTCCGGCTACGACCGAACCGTACGCGTCCGAGTCACTCGGGGAGAGGACGAACTGTTCTCCCGCCGGTTCACCGTCCCGTCGAACCACGACGAGCGTCAGCAGACGGTCGACGAGGTGTACCCCGGGACGGGCGTCTACACCGTCGAAGCCGCCGTCGAGAACGGTCCCGAACTGAGCGAATCCGTCGAATTTCGTTCCGAGCCGCTGATGTCGCACGTGACCGTCGACCGCAACGACCTCACCATCGGCCGCATCGCCCCCTGAGCGTCGACCGCCAGCGACTCCAGTCAGCTACAATCCGACTTCTCTTCCCGCGCCCTCCTCTTCCGCCGCCTCGTAGACGTGCGCCGCCGTCGCCGCGTCCAGAACCGCGGTCCCGACGCTCGCGACCACCAGTATCTCCTCGTCGCTCTCGCGCCCCGATTTCCCCTCGAACACGTCCGACAGCGGCGTGAGCTCCGACGCCGACAGTCCAGCACCGGAAACGTCGCCCGTCTCCGCCGCCTCCTCGGGGACGTCAGCGAACACCCGCGCCGCGCGCTCCATCGTCTCCGAGTCGAGTTCTCGCATCTCTGCGGTGTAGGCTCCGACGGCGACGACGAGCGTCCCCGAATCGAGCGCCGACCCCGGAAACACCGGTTCCTCGCTCGTCGTCGCGGTGACGACGACGTTCGCCTCCGCGACGGCCGCTTCGGGGGAATCGACAGCCTGCACGTCGACGCCGTCGAGTTCGTTCGCGTCCCGTAGGTCCGCCGCGCACGCTTCGCGAGACTCGCTCGGCGAGTAGATGCGTACCGAGTCGAGGTTTGTCGCCACCGCGACGGCGCGGGTCTGCCACCGCGCCTGGGTTCCCGCCCCGACGACGCCGAGCCGAATCGGTTCGTCGTCTGCCGCGAGATACTTCGCCGAGAGGCCGCCGATACAGCCAGTTCGGGCATTCGTGATGCGCGTCCCGGCCATGTACGACAGCGGGAGTCCCGTCTCCGCGTCCGTGAGCGCGATCTGGGCGTTGACGGTCGGCAGGTCGCGTTCGGCGTTGCCGCCGTGGACCGCCGCGAGTTTCGTCGCGTAGGTGTCCGAACCGTGGAGGTACGCGGGCATCGTCAGCGCCGTTCCCGCGGGGTTCTCACCCGTTTCGCCGGTTCCGACGGGGAAGTGCGGTCGCGGCGGGCGCTCGACCTCGCCGCGGCCCTGTTTGACGAACGCCGCTTCGACGACCGGGAGGAGCGCCGAGAGCGAGAGTAACTGAGAGACGTTGTCGTCCGAGAGCACGCGAACCGGGCTGGGAGTCATGGCGGCAGTTCTCCCGGCGGCGTGGTGAACGTTTCGCGGACAGAGTGCGCCGCCGAAGGCGAAACACGCTTGTGTTACGACACCGATGCGCACGCCATGCACGTAGTCGTCGTCGGCGGCGGAATCGTCGGTCTCTCCTGTGCGTACGCGCTCGCAGACCGCGGCGCGGCGGTCACCGTCTGCGAGTCGGGGACGCTCGGCGGCGGCAGCACCGCCCGCTCCGCCGGGGGAATTCGGACGCAGTTCTCGACGCGGGTGAACGTCGAACTCTCGCTTTCGAGCCTCCCGGTCTGGGAGTCGTTCGAGGAGCGGTTCGGCGTCGATATCGCCTACAACCGGACGGGCTACCTGTTTCTCGCCCGCGAGAGCGACACCGCCGACGCGTTCGGCGAGCAGGTGGCGATGCAGAACGACTGCGGCGCGGAGAGCGAACTCCTCTCGCCGGCGGAGGTGGCCGAGCGGTGGCCCCACGTCCGCCACGAGCGGTTCGTCGCCGCCACCTACTCGCCGCTCGACGGCTTCGCGGACCCGTACCTCGCGCTGCAGGGGTACGCCACCGCGGCCCGGGAGGCGGGCGTCGATATCCGGACGAAGACGCCGGTGGAGTCGGTCGAGCGCGTCGGTTCCGGCTCCGGAGGCCGCTTCCGCGTCGAGACGGGCGGTGAGTCGGACGAGGGGGGAGCCGAGACGCTCGACGCCGATTACGTCGTGAACGCGGCGGGCGCGTGGGCCGGTGAGGTGGCCGCGATGGTCGGACTCGACCTCCCCATCTCGCCGCGGCGACGACAGATCGCCGTCGTCGAACCCGAAACTCCCGTCGCGGACGCCGAGCCGCTCACCATCGACCTCGACACGGGGTCGTACTTCCGTCCCGAACGCGAGGGACAGGCGCTCGTCGGCGGGCAGTTCGACGAGGACGACCCCGACGTCGACCCCGACCGGTTCTCGGAGTCGATGGACCTCGACTGGGCGGTGACGGCCGTCGAGCGCGCCGGCGACTGCGCGGACTACTTCGGCCCCGAGACGCGCATCGTCCGCGGGTGGGCCGGTCTCTACGCCGTGACGCCCGACCACCATCCCATCGTCGAGGAGAGCGCGCCGGGCGTCGTCACCGCCGCCGGCTTCTCGGGCCACGGCTTTCAGCACGCGCCCGCGACGGGCCGCGTCGTCGCCGAACTCTGTCTCGACGGCGAAGCGTCGCACGTCGACGTGTCGGCGCTCGCAAGCGACCGTTTCGAACGCGGCGGCGGTCTCGCGGAACGAAACGTGGCGTGACAGCGTCCCGCTTCGGACGACGCCTCCCCGTCCGAGGAGACCTGAACGACGCCCGCTTCCGAAACGGTGCTCGACCTCGTCGTCGCCTCTCCTCGATTCGACCGCGTTCCGTCGGGGCTGGGATATCCCGGGAGGCGAGTGCCCGAGCCGAGCGTTTTCGACGGGTCGGCGGAGTCGACGAGCCGAGCGTTTTCGACGGCTCAGCGGAGTCGACGAGCCGGACGTTCTCGACGAATCGGCGGAGTCGCCGAAGCTGAACTCGTGCCGACACGATGCCCAGACTGCGGACGGTTAGATATATAACCTGATGTGGTAAAGAGTAGCCACTCCCATGGT is a genomic window of Haloprofundus halophilus containing:
- a CDS encoding ABC transporter ATP-binding protein; this encodes MPAIELRGLTKRYGGGSRLLQRGRRGQRGRRGQRGQRGQREQRERRGQRDGEETSGTLAVDDLSFSVESGEVFGYLGPNGAGKTTTIRTLLGFLSPTSGSASVLGADVTDESALLEVKRRVGYLPSEVEYDPDATGREIIDYHAALKGDVRSEALLELFDAPVERRVEEYSTGNKRKLGLVLAFMHDPELVVMDEPTAGLDPLMQERFYDFLADEKARGVTVFFSSHVLAEVRRVCDRVGILRDGRLVALEDVETLLDRSGKRVRVRTADTLDADAFALDGVHDRERYDERELAFTFTGEYDALLTELTRHSVVDLDVREAPLEDVFMRFYGEVDAGENGGEGEGESPRPQTATAEGEFDD
- a CDS encoding NAD(P)/FAD-dependent oxidoreductase, with product MHVVVVGGGIVGLSCAYALADRGAAVTVCESGTLGGGSTARSAGGIRTQFSTRVNVELSLSSLPVWESFEERFGVDIAYNRTGYLFLARESDTADAFGEQVAMQNDCGAESELLSPAEVAERWPHVRHERFVAATYSPLDGFADPYLALQGYATAAREAGVDIRTKTPVESVERVGSGSGGRFRVETGGESDEGGAETLDADYVVNAAGAWAGEVAAMVGLDLPISPRRRQIAVVEPETPVADAEPLTIDLDTGSYFRPEREGQALVGGQFDEDDPDVDPDRFSESMDLDWAVTAVERAGDCADYFGPETRIVRGWAGLYAVTPDHHPIVEESAPGVVTAAGFSGHGFQHAPATGRVVAELCLDGEASHVDVSALASDRFERGGGLAERNVA
- the endA gene encoding tRNA-intron lyase, with the protein product MHGHVRDDAVRVGGNARQQFHDARGYGTPVGGNEIDLAPVEAAHLLYRGDLDSVDDGGFREFFVSTADERPRFALQFLVYADLRERGFYLSPARDPWVETDAAADSACDFVVFPRGKDADDGVVEHRVRVVGERAAVAAAEMAGYVFAVVDEESELTYLEATEHTYDGGTAFDPPTNLKGDLLDDRAVCWNAPEELFESGFYGQPLTGRDAAIEDAIQLSLLEAASLAADGALSLGTDDDYAAVVERGRTVEGERFDRRLRVYEALRERNVVPKTGFKFGADFRTYATVDSVDDLGHSETLVRVVQPDHVFAPRDLSLDVRLAGGVRKRMVFALTDANEGIEWLSVARLTP
- a CDS encoding topoisomerase DNA-binding C4 zinc finger domain-containing protein, which produces MSEETRLFAGDCTTTFEGAREQTQRGHVVVLVKSDGTVLVHDADGYQPVAWLTRADAVTVEADDAGFAVTARTDDQTLRVVSNEATGRASYPTTSAGIPVGDCPACGGALVRAGGDVRCLGCEASYSLPAGAAVLDETCDDCGLPLMRVERGTTFECCIDYSCESLDDLVRDEFDREWTCPDCGSDLRVRRAGGGPLLAGCDDYPACDTAFTIPAGVVVADCDCGLPVFETARGRRCLDGTCERFRAET
- a CDS encoding ornithine cyclodeaminase family protein, whose product is MTPSPVRVLSDDNVSQLLSLSALLPVVEAAFVKQGRGEVERPPRPHFPVGTGETGENPAGTALTMPAYLHGSDTYATKLAAVHGGNAERDLPTVNAQIALTDAETGLPLSYMAGTRITNARTGCIGGLSAKYLAADDEPIRLGVVGAGTQARWQTRAVAVATNLDSVRIYSPSESREACAADLRDANELDGVDVQAVDSPEAAVAEANVVVTATTSEEPVFPGSALDSGTLVVAVGAYTAEMRELDSETMERAARVFADVPEEAAETGDVSGAGLSASELTPLSDVFEGKSGRESDEEILVVASVGTAVLDAATAAHVYEAAEEEGAGREVGL
- a CDS encoding tryptophan--tRNA ligase; protein product: MTRDTDPETHETPELSETRARSDDERARTDGGETETDTAGADDVALDPWGSSTVSDYRKLFEEFGIEEFDELLDEVPNPHYLMRRGVIFGHRDYRPVAEAMREGDEFAVLSGFMPTGDPHIGHKLVFDEIIWHQRQGGDAYGLIADLEAHSARGLSWGEIDEHARDYLLSLIALGFDAEAGDLYRQSDNRELQDLAFELGSKANFSEFEAIYGFGGETSVSHMQSVVTQMADILYPQLESPKPTVIPVGPDQDPHVRLARDLASRMRFFGVTEAYASFELDEQEKTLVAACYDALDPAEFDDHDLRCVHVAEFLEDATPETLDELGVVVDSATVDSARAKLDEAGMEPLRPRVRFLDRNATEEAFDALVEAIDGEKRVFDEHVDTFELSAEEAEELARQVEIENGGYGFLPPSSIYHRFMTGLTGGKMSSSIPASHISLLDDPQEGYDKVRSATTGGRETAELQRELGGEADKCPVYELYAYLLSGDDDEFAKKVYDECVGGERLCGGCKEQAAELMYEFLEDHQEKREEAEELLDSLDIDLDSKRRGPGGEH